One part of the Melitaea cinxia chromosome 8, ilMelCinx1.1, whole genome shotgun sequence genome encodes these proteins:
- the LOC123655720 gene encoding uncharacterized protein LOC123655720: MPKVVKSVKRQTILQVYAFCEKEKTENKLIIPLQQVRARVAAMTDVSESTVTRILRQERESSSVSGVPGPSKVTTPGKTRPNRDKKIKIDDFDASAIRQKIMSFYAVRKEIPTLNKLLVELREEINFEGGRTTLWKILKQLGYKYKKCQSKRKMLVERTDIATWRFNYLSEIKKYREEGRTIVYLDETFIHSSYSVQKCWQSESEEGALVRDYGMGRRWIIAHAGTTDGFINKALLLFKSQTKSSDYHDDMNSDNFIKWLEKQVLPNLPPKCVIVMDNAPYHTVQTNKSPNMTSLKADMVEWLQNKGLLFSPNLTKNVLYELIKKNKPEPIYKADELIKLHGHDVLRLPPYHADLNPIELVWSVMKRRFAEKNVGQRDDQVESLIRESFGSISNDIWKKQCSHVIKIEDDYILKDKIIDEGSDRFLLWVGSEESDSDSEHSSNIEEDMIPLHLIDHNYY, from the exons ATGCCGAAGGTGGTAAAAAGTGTTAAAAGACAAACTATTCTTCAAGTTTACGCATTTTGTGAGAAAGAAAAGACTGAGAACAAGCTGATTATTCCATTGCAACAAGTTCGTGCCCGAGTTGCCGCCATGACCG ATGTATCCGAATCTACTGTGACCAGGATTTTGAGACAAGAAAGAGAGTCCAGTTCTGTTTCGGGTGTGCCTGGTCCGTCAAAAGTAACGACACCAGGAAAGACGCGACCAAATCGCGATAAGAAGATCAAGATTGATGACTTCGATGCTAGTGCAATTCGAcaaaaaattatgtcattttaCGCTGTAAGAAAAGAAATCCCTACATTAAACAAATTACTTGTCGAATTACGAGAGGAAATAAATTTTGAAGGTGGGCGTACTACACtatggaaaatattaaaacaacttggatataaatataaaaagtgtcAATCAAAACGAAAAATGTTAGTGGAGCGAACAGATATAGCTACCTGgcgatttaattatttaagtgaaattaaaaaataccgaGAAGAGGGGCGGACTATAGTTTATTTAGACGAAACTTTTATACATTCGTCATATAGTGTGCAAAAATGTTGGCAGTCAGAGTCTGAAGAAGGTGCATTGGTCAGAGATTATGGTATGGGTAGGCGATGGATAATTGCACACGCAGGAACTACAGATGGCTTCATTAATAAAGCATTACTGCTATTCAAATCGCAAACAAAATCATCCGACTACCATGACGACATGAATAGCGATAACTTTATAAAATGGCTGGAAAAACAAGTTTTACCAAACCTGCCACCTAAATGTGTGATTGTGATGGACAATGCCCCATATCATACTGTGCAAACAAATAAAAGCCCTAATATGACAAGCCTCAAAGCAGATATGGTAGAGTGGCTTCAAAACAAGGGGCTGTTGTTTTCAccaaatttgacaaaaaatgttttgtatgaattaattaaaaaaaataaaccagaGCCTATATATAAAGCCGacgaattaataaaattacatggtCATGATGTTTTACGACTGCCCCCATATCATGCAGATTTAAATCCGATCGAATTAGTATGGAGTGTAATGAAGAGACGGTTTGCAGAAAAAAATGTGGGCCAGAGGGATGATCAAGTGGAATCACTTATACGAGAATCATTTGGCTCAATAAGCAATGATATTTGGAAAAAACAGTGCtctcatgtaataaaaattgaagatGATTACAtacttaaagataaaataatagacGAAGGAAGCGATCGCTTTTTATTGTGGGTTGGTAGTGAAGAAAGTGATAGTGACAGTGAGCATTCAAGCAACATTGAAGAAGATATGATTCCTTTACACCTTAttgatcataattattattaa
- the LOC123655960 gene encoding ribonuclease Oy, whose amino-acid sequence MEIKYVFIFFIVTCLHYASTRKTQATPEFDLLIFTQQWPATACKEWKKNDSTHTCVMPKNVDTWTIHGIWPTKLGTMGPAFCNRTWLFDPEKIRPIEIQLNQVWINIFGGTSLYSLWAHEWNKHGTCAAVLEPLNSELKYFSLGIDWLQKFSMNNILQSGNIVPSSTNAYSVVEINNAIKAKLGVDPAIECKKENGESYLSEIRICFTKDFKITNCDGIVSRKVFDYHSILTNCNTSKKILYPHYKDSKEGSIYVQLYKLVSWVQWFTL is encoded by the exons ATGGAGataaaatacgtatttatttttttcatcgtAACATG CTTACATTACGCGAGTACAAGGAAAACACAGGCTACACCCGAGTTCGATTTGCTTATCTTCACCCAACAATGGCCAGCAACAGCTTGTAAAGAGTGGAAGAAAAATGATTCCACTCATACGTGTGTAATGCCAAAGAATGTCGATACCTGGACAATTCACGGAATATGGCCTACGAAGCTGGGCACAATGGGTCCAGCGTTTTGCAATAGAACTTGGTTGTTCGACCCTGAGAAAATAAGGCCTATTGAAATTCAGCTTAACCAGGTCTGGAttaatatttttggag GGACATCACTTTACTCTCTTTGGGCTCACGAATGGAATAAACACGGAACTTGTGCTGCAGTCTTAGAACCTCTTAATTcggaattaaaatatttcagtcTCGGCATAGATTGGTTGCAGAAGTTTTCAATGAATAATATACTGCAATCTGGAAATATAGTGCCGTCGAGTACGAATGCGTACTCCGTAGTTGAGATCAATAATGCTATCAAAGCAAAGCTTGGAGTCGATCCCGCTATAGAATGTAAGAAGGAAAATGGGGAGAGCTATTTATCCGAAATACGTATCTGTTTCAcgaaagattttaaaattactaactgTGACGGTATAGTTAGTCGTAAAGTCTTTGACTATCATTCGATACTTACAAATTGTAATACTTCGAAGAAAATTCTATATCCTCATTACAAGGATAGTAAAGAAGGAAGTATATATGTACAATTGTACAAATTAGTTTCGTGGGTACAATGGTttactttgtaa